The region CCAGTATTTATAAACATAGTGGAAGattataacaataacaaagaAACGCTAAAGCGCTCGTTCGGTCTAATGTGTGAAGTGCAGTGGGAAATGTTGAAGCAATAGAAGAAACTGTGAACTAATatacaaagaaaaagaaagtgcTAACAGactaatataaaaacaataagaGAAGTGCTACGAAATGGGAGGAAGGTCGACTAAACCGGTCACCAAAGTTAATGGTGACCATGATCTCACGATCGTGCAAACGCAAAACGTGCATACAGAGCACCATTTGACACACGAACTGAAGTTGAACATCATTATGGTGTTATTAGTGATTCTGTTGATAGTAAAAATCACCAAAGCGTGTTACAAACATTTATGCAACCAAGCACAGAAACACGCAGTGAAAATGCTCTCGTTACCGAAGTGAAGTACCGGTGccagcagaaaaagaaaactactGAGGAAGGCGAGACCATGgttcaaaaataattttgaccaGCGGGATCTAAAGAGGCAGGAGCCTTCTAACGAAGGAAGAAAACTACGAACGAGCACATGCAGGACAAATAATCAACGGGACAGCGAAGCAGTCAAAAGATGAGCAAAACACTTTATTATGCACCccaaaatagaagaaaaggtaaaaagaCTTAAAGACATATATGACCACCTTAAACATCTCGACAGATGCTACAGATTGTGCGCTATAAGCACCTATGAGGAGAGCGCTTTAGAAGCATACAAAAAGATACAGGGAAAATTACTAAAGCATGAAAGCACGTTGACAGACGCAGAAATAACAAATACTTCAAAGATAGCTAGAGCATTATATTTTGATATCCAAAAATTTATCCGCATACATAGAGaaaagaacaataaacaaatactAATGACAAAAAGTAAACGCATATCATTCAAAACAATTGCATGCTGCATCACGAACTTAATACGTCTAGCTAGAAATAATAAGCattacattaaaaatacaaaaatgacGTCCCCTGCCGAAATGTTAAAACTGGCCTCGGCAGTCGTGCCGCGATATGACGGTAACGAAAGTGAAGCAGATAATATTATAGCGGCGTTAACAGCATTAAAGACAACAGTTAACGAACAAAACGCTCAAACAGCAATCTGCATTATCGTGTCAAAACTatcgaaaaaggcaaaaacagTAGTAGGAAGCGAGCCTACCTCAATCGATGACATTATAAAGATCATCAAAGAaaagtgcaaaagaaaaagcacTCCGGAAACCCTTACTGCAACattaaatgcaacaaaacagcagGGTAGCGCGGAAGATTTTGCCAATGAAATTCAAAATCTGGCAAAACAACTCGAGAAGGCTTACATAGCAGATCAAACTGCACCAGCCAAGGCCCTgcagaaagcaaacaaagcagGTATAACAGCGTTTGCAAATGGCCTGAAGAAAGAACAACACCAGACTATTGTCATGTCTGGTAGGTTCGAAACGCTACCGGAAGCCATAGAAGCTTTGGTAGAAATTGaaaggaaacagaaagagaatACAATCCTTTCTATCAATAAAGTGGAAAAGGTACACCACGACATTCGACAAGGACCGCAAAGATGGTCAAGAGATAGGCCAGGATATAATAACAATAACTATAGAAACAATAGACAAGGAAACTTGTACAATAACAATTACGGACACAACTCCTACGGTAACAGGAACCGTAATCACAACACCTACAACCCAAGACCTAATTATAACAATAGAGCACAAACAAATTTCagaacaaatcaacaaaacagcagacaaaaatggcaaacaaacaataatcgtACAATATACCGTACAACAGCAGAAGAACAGGAAAACCCTTTTTTAGAACAACCAAGGTCGTTCCAGAACAACGACACATATTTGCCATAAACCTATCGGGCACAGACTACATTAAAGTAAAACTACAGATAGCAAAAGATGCGTATTGCACACTAATAGTGGATACAGGCGCATCAGTGTCTTTGCTACAAGCAGAAAAGGTCAGACAAGGTGTCGAGATAAACATTAACAACCTAATAACGCTAAAAGGAATCAGCGACAACCCAATAAGCACAATAGGATCAGcatacacaaaaatacacttcaacaacacaacaatagATCACAAATTCCATTTAATAACAGAGAAAGTTGATATACTGGCTGACGGAATACTAGGTAgagattttttcaaaaattaccaatgCGACATTCTTTATCGCATGGAATCACTTTATTTGGTTCACAACGGAATTGAAGTATATCACCCGTTGGAAGATGGAGATATAGGAGGACTTATCTTACCACCTCGTAGTGAAGTTATTAAAAGAGTATATTTACCACAGGTCAAAGAAGATTCGATCATAATTGCTCAAGAAATAAAACCAGGAATTTTTTGTGGCAATACCATTATAAAACCAGAAACCcaattcattaaatttatcaaTACAAATGAACAACCAATGTTAATTAGAAACAATGAATTCAAACCATATTTTGAGCCTTTAAATAATTACAACATACTCAAAGTTAACCCAAACGGCAACAACAGAGAAGAAAAACTGTTGACCAAAATAAACATTGAAAATGGTACCATCACAGAtcaagaaaaattaaaacatttaatatcCCAATACAACGACATCTTCTGTTTGGAAAACGACCAAATAACAACTAATAACTTCTATACTCAGGAAATACAGCTAAAAGATAACATTCCTACCTATATcccaaattacaaacaaatacactCACAAACTGaagaaatacaacaacaagtaaataaaatgctaAAAGATGATATCGTTGAGCATTCCGTATCATCATATAACTCACCGATTCTGCTAGTACCAAAGAAGTCaacagaaggaaacaaaaagtgGAGACTGGTAGTCGATTTCAGACAACTGAACAAAAAAGTATTACCAGACAAATTTCCATTACCAAGAAAAGACACCATTTTAGACCAGTTAGGAAGAGCGAAATACTTTAGTACCTTGGATTTGATGTCAGGATTTCATCAAATTCCACTTGAACAAAATTCAAGGAAGTATACCGCATATTCAACGCCAACCGGGCATTATCAATTCAAACGAATGCCTTTTGGAATAAACATAAGCCCTAACAGTTTTCAACGAATGATGGCTATTGCTATGGCAGGTTTAACACCTGAGCTAGCGTTTGTATATATAGATGATATAATAGTTACTGGATGCAGCGCGCAGCATCACATCAGTAACATAGCTAAGGTTTTTGATAGATTAAGAAAGTACAACCTTAAACTTAAtccggaaaaatttcatttctttaagACAGAAGTGACATACCTAGGTCATAAGATCACAGATAAAGGAATTTATCCAGATGATTCAAAATATGAATCAATAAGGAAATTTCCAATACCAACTAACGCAGACGAATCTCGGCAATTCGTTGCATTTTGCAACTATAATAGAAAATTTATAAAAGATTTCGCAAAAATAGCGAAACCTCTAAATAATTTGATAAAGAAAGACATAAAATTTGCTTGGACAAAAGAATGTCAAACAGCATTCgacacattaaaacaaaatctatTGTCACCTACCATATTGAAGTATCCAGACTTCACCAAACAATTCATCATAACCACAGATGCATCCGACATGGCATGTGGAGCTGTTTTATCGCAAATAACAAACGGAAATGATTATCCAATCGCGTTTGCCAGCAAAAGCTTTACTCCAGGTGAAAAGAATAAACCGATTATTGAAAAGGAACTAACAGCAATACATTGGGCAATTGATTACTTCAAACCATACGTATAAAtggaacaacgcaccgacctGGACACGATTTTGGGCACAGCACGTTGGCACAACCGCACGCAACCGATCACGACACTTCAGCAGCTGCCCACGGACACGATTTCGGACACAGCAcgtctacacacacacacggaaaccGATACGGACACACCGCCCAACCACACGGACTCGATCACGGTTATTACACGTTTATACCGCCCCGGGGACTTGGTCAGGCAAACAGCACTTTTGTCCAACCGCGCACGAGCGCGCCAGCAACGTACCCGCACAATGTTTTCGTCGACGGGCATGCGGGAACACTTGGAAGCTTGGGATCGACTTTCTTGAGTCAATCCCAAATTGCTGCGCGGAAAGCCAGTGGAAGAGAGCTTCCTACATTTTTGGGTTCCGCAGAACAGTGGCCGCTCTTCATCTCCAGCTACGAGCACTCGACAGCAATCTGCGGGTACTCCGACTACGAGAACCTGCTGAGGCTACAAAAGGCGTTGAAAGGAGCTGCGCTGGAAGCGGTCagctcgttgttgttgctgccttcCGGACTTAAGGAAGCCACAGACGTGCTCAAGCTACGGTTTGGGAGGCCGGAGGTGATCGTTGAAAATTTGATGGAGAAAGTGAGACGTTTGCCAGCCCCACGAGCGGATCGGCTAGATACTCTGGTTGAGTCCGGATTCGCGGTGAGGAACCTGTGTGCGACCATCCAAGCATCTGGGCTGCCGGAATATACCTGCAACGTTATCCTGCTGAAGGAGTTGATCGTGAAGCTGCCGTCGGCCACGTGCATCGAGTGGGCGAggcaccaacagcagctgcCCTCTGTTACGCTGTCGGACTTCGGAAGGTGGATCGGCGAGTTGGCTGCAGCACTCAGCAGGGTAGTTCCGGTGAAGAGCGAACGTTTCGAACGCAGTGGATCCGGCGACTCGGATCGTCGGAGCAGTGTGAAACCGGTACGACCAGATCAGCGCCAGCCCACCACCGCACGTTTGAACATGCACGCCGCCACCACGAGCAGTAGGTACCCACATACAAATGTTTCTAAATGTTCAGCCTGCCAGGGAGAGTGTGCCGCACTGGATACATGCCAGCGATTCCAAACGATGACCGTCGCTGAAAGGAAGGAACATATAAGAGATAAGAAGCTATGCCGAAAATGTCTCAAGTACCATAAGGGGTGGTGTCACCTTAAAACAGTTTGCGGATCCAATGGGTGCGAGGCAATGCACCATAGGTTGCTACATGGTTCTCTGGGAATGACCAATACAACAGAAAAGCATTGTCTTACTCATTCCGGCTCCAACGATCGCACTTTGTTCCGCTACGTACCGGTAACGATGTATGGGAAGGATGGCAGGACGGTTCGAACGTACGCCTTTCTCGACGAAGGTTCGTCATCGACCTTCATCGATCATAgcctgatggacgaattagggcTGATCGGAACGTCACGGCCATTGTGTCTCAAGTAGACCGGGGATACTACCAGAGAAGAAAAGGCTTCCGTCCAGCTGGCAGTGCAAATATCAGGTGCATACGAAGGGGCTCCAGTGCATGAGCTGACAAAGGTACACACGGTCAGCAATCTAGCCTTGCCCGCGCAGACGATAGATGGTAAACAATTGCAATCTGCGTATCCACATCTGAAGGGTTTACCGTTTACCTCCTACTTCGATGCCGTACCTCGAGTACTAATTGGTGTAGACAATTGTCGTTTGGGAAAGCCGCTAAAATGTACAGAAGGACGTGTTAATGAACCgattgcttcgaaaactaggCTGGGCTGGGTGATATACGGACCCTGCCCTATTGCAACCGCTAGTGTAACTGGAGGACACGGAAGTTTTCACATCTGCCGCTGCGAAGGTAACGTCGATGGTGTACTCACAAGCGAGGTTAAGGCGTTCTTCTCGTTGGATTCACTGGGTATCACTAAGCCATCACGCTTACTCAAATCCAAAGACGATGAACGTGCCCTGGTGATACTTAACCGAGAAACTAAACTGCAGGGCGATCGATTCGAAACGGGCTTACTATGGAGATATGATGACGTCCGATTGCCATGTAACAAAGCTGCAACGATGAAACGGTACGAGCTCCTGAAAAGAAAACTGAGTAAAGATCCGGAGTTAGCTGCGGCGGTTAATCAGAAGATGAGAGAGTACATCCAGAAGGGCTACATTCGATGTTAGTTGCGACCTACAGTGCGAAGGTACTTCGGTCGCGTACGTTTATCGCGAAAACGGATCCCTTTCTCGAGACTCAAAAGATTGTAACTTTCGAGGGTTACTTCAGAGAAGACCAAAACGCAGTGCGTCTCGGGCAAACATCCGTTCTTGAACCCTTGTATTCCGCATGGCTTAGCGGTTTTACAATACttgattgtgtgtttgtttgatgacAGGCAACCCAAACACAATTGTTTCTCGCTAGCAATTTTCACTCTTTCTGTAGGAATTTGCTTAACAAGCGAAAAACATTTAACCGTCTCATGTGGTTTGATACATATTAGGCATGTTTTATTTGTACCCTTTGCCTGGTTATTCTTTTGACTCATGGTGCGCTTATACAAGGTTCCCTGTTCATGTAAATTAACATTTCCCTTTTGGGTATGAACAGCGATTGTGTTCATCATTTCTGCCGTTTTGGCAAAAGGTCTCAACCACTGGCATAATTCTTCAATGTTTTGGACatctaatgatgatgatgcggctGCCATATGCTCCGCTCTCTTCACTTGGATATGATGCGGTAGCTTAGCAGTCAAATCCATAACCAGTCTATGATCGTTCAAATACGCTGGTCTTTTCATTATCTGTACGTTCTTGACAAGATTTTCCAATGCACTTGTCATTTccgaaacaatgttttttgaatCTTTCCGTAACTTTTGAAGATCCTTCAGCAACTCGAAGTATACTAAATCGGGTCTTCcaaagttttcattcaaacgcGTAATTATTTTAGGAACGTTTTCTGATTCCAACATTAGTTGCTGGACGCTCCTATACGCTACTCCTTGCAAGACTTGCTTTAATCTATTCAAATTTTCTATGTTAGAAAACTCTCCTTCTTTCGAAGTATCATCGAAAGTTTTCTTAAAATTTGGCCAATGTTTCGGATTCCCGTCAAACCTCGGCAACTGCATTAATGCCTGCCTTTTTAGCATTATTTCAATGGGTGATGATTCTGATTTCACTCCAACAAGGTTTGCCATTACCTTTGACAGTTCTTCCGTTTGTTCCCTCGAGTGCTGTTGCTGGCCTATTATCAATCTTTCCAGTAGCGATTCAAGTCTTTCGCCACTGGGTGTTTGACTGCTTTTGAGACGATTTA is a window of Anopheles moucheti unplaced genomic scaffold, idAnoMoucSN_F20_07 scaffold_34_ctg1, whole genome shotgun sequence DNA encoding:
- the LOC128309229 gene encoding uncharacterized protein LOC128309229, whose amino-acid sequence is MTSPAEMLKLASAVVPRYDGNESEADNIIAALTALKTTVNEQNAQTAICIIVSKLSKKAKTVVGSEPTSIDDIIKIIKEKCKRKSTPETLTATLNATKQQGSAEDFANEIQNLAKQLEKAYIADQTAPAKALQKANKAGITAFANGLKKEQHQTIVMSEQWPLFISSYEHSTAICGYSDYENLLRLQKALKGAALEAVSSLLLLPSGLKEATDVLKLRFGRPEVIVENLMEKVRRLPAPRADRLDTLVESGFAVRNLCATIQASGLPEYTCNVILLKELIVKLPSATCIEWARHQQQLPSVTLSDFGRWIGELAAALSRVVPVKSERFERSGSGDSDRRSSVKPVRPDQRQPTTARLNMHAATTSSRYPHTNVSKCSACQGECAALDTCQRFQTMTVAERKEHIRDKKLCRKCLKYHKGWCHLKTVCGSNGCEAMHHRLLHGSLGMTNTTEKHCLTHSGSNDRTLFRYVPVTMYGKDGRTVRTYAFLDEGSSSTFIDHSLMDELGLIGTSRPLCLK